Proteins co-encoded in one Streptomyces sp. NBC_01283 genomic window:
- a CDS encoding ParA family protein, with amino-acid sequence MGGSVHCEPEVEESESLRSDANIAGPMTDPVPGPRTESAGEDVSRETPPPMDDTPIGRAAQLAVEALGRAGEGLPRPEQTRVMVVANQKGGVGKTTTTVNLAASLALHGARVLVIDLDPQGNASTALGIDHHAEVPSIYDVLIDSKPLSEVVQPVPDVEGLFCAPATIDLAGAEIELVSLVARESRLQRAIQAYEQPLDYILIDCPPSLGLLTVNALVAGAEVLIPIQCEYYALEGLGQLLRNVDLVRGHLNPHLHVSTILLTMYDGRTRLASQVADEVRTHFGEEVLRTSIPRSVRISEAPSYGQTVLTYDPGSSGALSYFEAAREIALRGVGIRYDVQHAHMGAQNDQHSTTEGMQ; translated from the coding sequence ATGGGAGGCTCTGTTCATTGCGAGCCTGAAGTCGAGGAGAGTGAATCCTTGCGGTCCGACGCCAACATCGCGGGACCGATGACCGATCCGGTCCCCGGTCCCCGTACCGAGTCGGCGGGGGAGGATGTTTCACGTGAAACACCGCCCCCGATGGACGACACCCCTATCGGTCGTGCTGCCCAACTGGCGGTGGAAGCCCTGGGCCGCGCAGGCGAAGGCCTGCCACGACCCGAGCAGACCAGAGTCATGGTGGTCGCCAACCAGAAGGGTGGAGTGGGCAAGACGACGACAACCGTCAACCTCGCCGCTTCACTCGCTCTGCACGGCGCGCGTGTCCTGGTCATCGACCTCGACCCGCAGGGCAACGCCTCCACGGCTCTGGGTATCGACCACCACGCCGAAGTGCCGTCCATCTACGACGTGTTGATCGACAGCAAGCCGCTCTCCGAAGTCGTGCAGCCGGTCCCTGATGTCGAAGGACTCTTCTGTGCCCCGGCCACCATCGATCTCGCCGGTGCGGAGATCGAGCTGGTGTCACTGGTGGCACGGGAGAGCCGACTGCAGCGGGCGATCCAGGCGTACGAGCAGCCGCTGGACTACATCCTCATCGACTGCCCGCCGTCCCTCGGGCTGCTGACGGTCAACGCCCTGGTTGCCGGCGCGGAGGTGCTGATCCCCATCCAGTGTGAGTACTACGCACTGGAGGGCCTCGGTCAGCTCCTGCGCAACGTCGACCTGGTGCGGGGGCACCTCAACCCGCATCTGCACGTCTCGACGATCCTGCTCACCATGTACGACGGCCGCACCCGGCTTGCTTCACAGGTGGCGGACGAGGTGCGCACCCACTTCGGCGAAGAGGTCCTGCGGACGAGCATTCCCCGCTCGGTCCGCATCTCCGAGGCGCCGAGCTACGGGCAGACCGTGCTCACCTACGATCCGGGATCGAGTGGTGCCCTCTCGTACTTCGAGGCGGCACGGGAGATCGCGCTTCGCGGCGTCGGTATTCGCTACGACGTACAGCACGCCCACATGGGCGCTCAGAATGATCAGCACAGCACGACGGAGGGGATGCAGTGA